The Methanocaldococcus sp. genome has a segment encoding these proteins:
- a CDS encoding type II toxin-antitoxin system VapC family toxin, which yields MNLSNIFIDSSVMVGLFVGDVKAHKLLSKLINEDYILCINPIVFSETMFKVTFHIALEDGIKGVYDLKKNLNKYSWVYDEVKENIDKMINRGYLKILDTNWDVLKLSSEIGRKYNLLTNDAIIVATCKYYDIDKLATFDSDFDKVDFIKIIKE from the coding sequence ATGAATCTCTCTAATATTTTTATTGATTCTTCAGTCATGGTTGGTTTATTCGTTGGAGATGTAAAAGCTCATAAGTTATTATCTAAATTGATAAATGAAGATTATATCCTATGCATAAATCCAATAGTCTTTTCTGAAACTATGTTTAAGGTTACTTTTCATATTGCATTAGAAGATGGTATTAAAGGAGTTTATGACTTAAAAAAGAATTTAAACAAATATTCTTGGGTATATGATGAAGTTAAAGAAAATATTGATAAAATGATTAATAGAGGCTATTTAAAAATATTAGATACTAATTGGGATGTTTTAAAATTATCATCAGAAATCGGGAGAAAATATAATCTATTAACAAATGATGCCATTATTGTAGCCACTTGCAAATATTATGATATCGATAAGTTAGCCACTTTCGACTCTGATTTTGATAAAGTTGATTTTATCAAAATAATTAAAGAATGA
- a CDS encoding antitoxin family protein, producing the protein MSKIIEVIYEDGVLKPLKPLNIKDKKRLKIKIVNDDVEEFLKSLIIKKCKNIDYKKLKEAYYESL; encoded by the coding sequence ATGTCAAAAATTATAGAAGTTATTTATGAAGATGGAGTTTTAAAACCATTGAAGCCATTGAATATAAAAGACAAAAAGAGATTAAAAATTAAAATTGTTAATGATGATGTAGAAGAGTTTTTAAAATCTCTAATAATAAAAAAGTGTAAAAATATCGATTATAAAAAATTAAAAGAGGCATACTATGAATCTCTCTAA